In Solanum lycopersicum chromosome 5, SLM_r2.1, the following are encoded in one genomic region:
- the LOC138348840 gene encoding uncharacterized protein, with product MSVVYHPGKTNVVADALSRMTMGSVYHVEEGKKELVKNFHRLYRLEVRLEDFPNDGFMVHNKPESSLVVEVKSKKHLDPLLMELKKSVINKFNDYSTRGNGFLRYRDLREVYWWDDLKRDIAEFVSKCPNFQQVKAEHLKPTGLIQEMGVPT from the exons ATGAGTGTTGTCTACCACCCCGGCAAgaccaatgtggttgcggatgctctaagtcgtatgaccatgggtagtgtgtatCATGTAGAAGAAGGGAAGAAAGAACTAGTAAAAAATTTTCATAGGTTGTATAGATTGGAGGTTCGGTTGGAAGATTTCCCAAATGATGGTTTTATGGTTCATAATAAACccgagtcatctttagtggttgaggtgaagtctaagaaacatcttgatccactattgatggagttgaagaaatCAGTAATTAACAAGTTTAATGATTATTCTACCAGGGGGAATGGTTTTCTTAG GTATCGCGACCttagagaggtatattggtgggatgacttgaaaagggacatagcggagtttgtatCCAAGTGCCCCAATTTCCAACAAGTAAAAGCTGAGCATCTAAAGCCTACTGGTCTAATCCAAGAAATGGGTGTTCCTACTTAA